A genomic stretch from Lathyrus oleraceus cultivar Zhongwan6 chromosome 2, CAAS_Psat_ZW6_1.0, whole genome shotgun sequence includes:
- the LOC127123398 gene encoding uncharacterized protein LOC127123398, with translation MSSSSSNSNDHGESASRNNNKGYQNDILNPYFMHPNENPSLTLVTPLLSNNNYHSWSRSMTMALRSKSKLYFINGVLPRPSDLDPNSIAWDRCNTMIMSWIKNVVEVEIAQSILWMENAADMWNELKERFYQGDVFRISDIQEEIYTLKQGDASVSSYYTKLNILWQELDNFRPIPECECDTTCLAITKISAYKASDQVIRFLKGLNDQYSAIRSQIILMDPLPSICKVYSFLVQQERQANLPIDESKIFVTPSSDQHQTNRDTQSKSYSNMRGRGSTRGGRSSGGRGRNNRVCTHCGMTNHTINTCFKKHGYPPHWKHEGAINQCNTASDKPENTSGSDIEASAPASHGLAFTPEQHQTLLALLQGSSHLQSHTTNQLTSQTNLGSGTICIIPNSFHAASFILDTGATDHVCFTREYFQCLKQIKPITLKLLNGSLVTTNLSGTIQFNNNFYIIDVLYLPNFAFNLIYVTKLTKLLNCQLVFNDNSCTVQDKFSLKMIGTTELHGGLYLLTSPSVTLPKTPPIHCINSSVNNSNSHYPECSL, from the coding sequence ATGTCATCTTCAAGCTCTAATAGCAACGATCATGGTGAATCTGCTTCAAGAAACAACAATAAAGGTTATCAAAATGATATCCTAAACCCTTATTTCATGCATCCCAATGAAAATCCTTCTTTGACTCTGGTTACACCATTACTTTCCAATAACAATTATCACTCTTGGTCGCGCTCCATGACCATGGCTCTTCGTTCTAAGAGCAAATTGTATTTCATCAATGGTGTTTTACCACGACCTTCTGATCTTGATCCAAATTCCATAGCTTGGGATAGATGCAACACCATGATCATGTCTTGGATCAAGAATGTTGTAGAAGTTGAAATTGCTCAAAGTATTCTTTGGATGGAGAATGCTGCTGATATGTGGAATGAGCTCAAGGAGCGTTTTTATCAAGGCGATGTTTTTAGAATTTCTGATATCCAAGAAGAAATCTACACATTGAAACAAGGTGATGCTTCTGTTTCTTCATATTACACAAAACTGAATATTTTATGGCAAGAACTAGATAATTTTAGACCTATTCCTGAATGTGAATGTGATACTACTTGTCTTGCCATTACCAAGATTAGTGCTTACAAAGCTAGTGATCAAGTAATTCGTTTCTTAAAAGGGCTGAATGATCAATACTCTGCTATTAGGTCACAAATAATTCTTATGGATCCTCTCCCTAGCATTTGCAAAGTATATTCCTTCCTTGTTCAACAAGAAAGACAAGCTAATCTTCCCATTGATGAGTCCAAGATTTTTGTCACTCCATCTTCTGATCAGCATCAGACTAATCGTGATACTCAGTCTAAATCATATTCCAATATGCGTGGTAGAGGCAGCACTAGAGGAGGCAGATCTTCTGGTGGCAGGGGCAGAAATAATCGTGTTTGCACACATTGTGGCATGACTAATCACACCATTAATACTTGTTTTAAAAAACATGGTTATCCTCCTCATTGGAAGCATGAAGGTGCAATCAATCAATGCAATACTGCATCTGATAAACCTGAAAACACATCAGGATCTGATATTGAAGCAAGTGCACCAGCATCTCATGGTTTGGCTTTTACACCAGAGCAGCATCAAACATTGCTAGCCTTACTTCAAGGCTCATCACACTTGCAATCTCATACCACTAACCAGTTAACCTCTCAAACTAATCTTGGATCAGGTACTATCTGCATTATCCCAAATTCCTTTCATGCTGCATCATTCATATTAGATACAGGAGCAACTGATCATGTTTGTTTTACTCGTGAATATTTTCAGTGTCTTAAGCAAATTAAGCCCATTACCCTCAAACTCCTAAATGGCAGTCTTGTTACCACTAATCTTTCAGGCACTATTCAGTTTAACAACAATTTTTACATCATTGATGTTCTTTATTTACCTAATTTTGCTTTTAATCTCATTTATGTCACAAAATTAACCAAATTACTCAATTGTCAACTTGTTTTTAATGATAATTCATGTACTGTACAGGATAAGTTTTCTCTGAAGATGATTGGCACAACTGAGTTACATGGTGGATTATATCTCTTGACCTCTCCTTCAGTTACATTACCTAAAACACCTCCCATACATTGTATCAATTCTTCTGTTAATAATTCAAATAGTCATTATCCTGAATGTAGCCTATGA